The Pseudofrankia inefficax genome window below encodes:
- a CDS encoding MaoC family dehydratase yields MSALAGGTTVTWDELRIGAQPPPRVDQPLTVTDFVRYQGASGDMNPIHHDAAFATAAGYPGPFAVGMRQAGVLATYVTDWLGPRNVRAFGVRFARQAWPGDVLTYSAEVVARREVDGQRLVDVALRCVRQNGEEHLTGTATFVVPR; encoded by the coding sequence ATGAGCGCGCTCGCCGGCGGCACCACGGTGACCTGGGACGAGCTGCGGATCGGTGCGCAGCCTCCTCCCAGGGTGGACCAACCGCTGACGGTGACCGACTTCGTTCGCTACCAGGGCGCCTCGGGCGACATGAACCCGATCCACCACGACGCGGCGTTCGCCACCGCGGCCGGCTATCCGGGCCCCTTCGCCGTCGGCATGCGCCAGGCCGGTGTGCTCGCGACGTACGTGACGGACTGGCTCGGGCCACGGAACGTCCGCGCCTTCGGCGTGCGTTTCGCCCGCCAGGCCTGGCCGGGCGACGTGCTGACGTACTCGGCCGAGGTGGTGGCGCGCCGCGAGGTGGACGGTCAGCGCCTCGTCGACGTCGCGCTGCGCTGCGTGCGCCAGAACGGTGAGGAGCACCTGACCGGCACCGCGACGTTCGTCGTCCCCCGGTAG